The Fulvivirga ligni genome window below encodes:
- a CDS encoding BatD family protein: MGWIKSRFSAVLLCLVGIMGAGKIQAQEISIKLGPDEIGENQVWTITLTASNERLQNYSDFPDIDGFQKRGTSSSSSTQIINGQISSSQSVTMSYLPSAQGTYSLKPFVMQVNGKSIKSEGTTIKVGGAVARNQRNDPFKSFFDHDPMDNFFNDDRKTEFVDIKEDAFLSLSTDKKDVYVGEGLTASLSFYVADNNRAPLQFHDLGKQLGEILKELRPENCWEENFNIENINGEPIEINGKRYTQYKIYQAELYPLNSEPIQFPSVGLKMIKYKVAKNPSFFGRNKQEDFKTFYSKAKTVKVKPLPAHPLKDRVSVGDYSLNERLSGQQLETGQSFSYEFNIYGEGNISAINKPMVDGDETFDFYDPNVTQNINRRNNKVTGSKSFSYFGIPKEPGDYELTDYFKWIFFNPKTEKYDTLTSNKVVHVTGESKKNEYIQANDMGTFYDRLSTENNTLRSTTGFEWTKIFVNIFILAMLAITAVIIFKK, from the coding sequence ATGGGTTGGATAAAAAGTAGATTTAGTGCAGTGCTTTTATGCTTAGTGGGTATCATGGGAGCTGGAAAAATCCAGGCTCAGGAGATCAGCATTAAGCTTGGGCCTGACGAGATTGGTGAAAACCAGGTGTGGACCATTACGCTTACTGCATCCAACGAGCGCCTACAGAATTACAGTGACTTTCCAGATATTGATGGCTTTCAGAAAAGAGGTACATCATCTTCTTCCTCCACTCAGATCATTAACGGACAAATTTCATCATCTCAGAGCGTTACTATGTCTTATCTGCCATCTGCTCAAGGCACCTATAGCTTGAAACCTTTTGTGATGCAGGTGAATGGAAAGTCTATTAAATCAGAAGGCACTACCATTAAAGTAGGTGGGGCTGTAGCCAGAAATCAAAGGAATGATCCTTTCAAAAGCTTTTTCGATCATGACCCCATGGACAACTTCTTCAACGACGATAGAAAAACGGAGTTTGTAGATATTAAAGAAGATGCTTTCTTATCCTTATCTACTGATAAAAAAGATGTGTATGTAGGTGAAGGACTCACTGCCAGCTTATCATTTTATGTAGCTGATAATAACCGTGCTCCGTTACAGTTTCATGATTTAGGAAAGCAGCTTGGAGAAATCCTTAAAGAACTACGCCCTGAAAACTGCTGGGAAGAGAATTTTAATATAGAAAACATTAACGGTGAGCCTATTGAGATTAATGGCAAGCGATATACTCAATACAAAATTTATCAGGCAGAACTTTACCCGCTCAACTCAGAACCAATTCAGTTTCCATCTGTGGGCCTTAAAATGATCAAGTACAAGGTAGCCAAAAACCCTTCTTTCTTCGGAAGAAACAAACAGGAAGACTTCAAAACGTTCTACAGCAAAGCTAAAACAGTAAAGGTGAAGCCATTACCAGCTCACCCTCTAAAAGACAGAGTGTCTGTGGGTGATTATAGTCTTAATGAGCGCCTTTCCGGCCAGCAGCTAGAAACCGGGCAAAGCTTCAGTTATGAGTTTAATATTTATGGCGAAGGCAACATCTCAGCTATTAATAAACCCATGGTAGATGGTGACGAAACCTTTGATTTCTATGATCCTAATGTGACTCAGAACATCAACCGAAGAAATAATAAAGTAACTGGCTCCAAGTCATTCAGCTATTTCGGCATACCTAAAGAGCCAGGAGATTATGAACTTACTGATTACTTTAAATGGATATTCTTTAATCCGAAAACCGAAAAATATGACACGCTAACCTCAAATAAAGTGGTGCATGTAACCGGTGAAAGTAAAAAGAACGAATATATACAAGCCAATGACATGGGTACCTTCTATGATCGATTGTCGACCGAAAACAATACGCTTAGGAGCACCACAGGTTTTGAATGGACTAAAATCTTTGTCAACATCTTCATTTTGGCTATGTTAGCGATTACTGCAGTAATTATTTTCAAAAAATAA
- the aroC gene encoding chorismate synthase, translated as MGNSFGTLFKITTFGESHGRALGVIIDGCPAGLEIDESFIQAELTRRKPGQSKITTQRKENDEFEILSGIFEGKATGTPICLVIHNQDQKSKDYAHIAEKYRPSHADYTYDVKYGVRDYRGGGRSSARETAARVAAGAVAKLYLEKIGVDVSAYVSKVGKIEAPEHHKLDLTKTEDNIVRCPDAETAEKMITLIDETRKNQDTIGGVVTCVIKNTPAGLGEPVFDKLHAELGKAMLSINAVKGFEYGSGFKGVEMFGSEHNDIFYNDGDAIRTETNHSGGIQGGISNGEDIYFNVAFKPVATIMKDQPSVDSSGEDATVSGKGRHDPCVVPRAVPIVEAMAALVIADFYLMNQTAKLSI; from the coding sequence TTGGGAAATTCTTTTGGCACTTTATTTAAAATAACCACTTTCGGAGAGTCTCACGGAAGAGCATTAGGAGTTATTATAGACGGCTGTCCTGCCGGACTGGAAATTGATGAAAGCTTTATACAAGCTGAACTTACAAGGCGTAAACCAGGACAGTCAAAAATCACTACCCAGAGAAAGGAAAACGACGAGTTTGAAATTCTTTCTGGCATCTTTGAGGGCAAAGCTACAGGCACACCTATTTGTCTGGTTATCCATAATCAAGACCAAAAAAGTAAAGATTATGCCCACATCGCTGAAAAATACAGACCTTCTCACGCAGACTACACTTATGATGTAAAATATGGTGTGAGGGACTATCGTGGTGGTGGCCGCAGCAGTGCCAGAGAAACTGCCGCCAGAGTAGCAGCAGGAGCTGTTGCCAAATTGTACTTAGAAAAAATTGGCGTTGACGTATCGGCTTATGTGTCTAAGGTGGGCAAAATAGAAGCCCCTGAACACCATAAGCTAGACTTAACCAAAACAGAAGACAACATAGTAAGATGCCCTGATGCGGAAACCGCAGAGAAGATGATTACTCTGATTGATGAAACCAGAAAAAATCAGGATACCATTGGTGGCGTTGTTACCTGTGTTATTAAAAACACTCCGGCTGGCCTTGGTGAGCCCGTATTTGATAAACTTCACGCAGAATTAGGCAAGGCTATGCTTAGCATCAACGCTGTGAAAGGGTTTGAATATGGCAGTGGCTTTAAAGGCGTTGAAATGTTCGGCAGCGAGCATAATGACATTTTCTATAATGACGGCGATGCCATTCGTACCGAAACCAATCACTCGGGAGGTATTCAGGGTGGAATTTCAAACGGAGAAGATATTTATTTTAATGTAGCTTTTAAGCCTGTGGCCACTATCATGAAGGACCAACCTTCTGTAGATAGCTCAGGGGAAGACGCTACCGTAAGCGGTAAAGGTCGTCATGACCCTTGCGTAGTGCCGCGTGCCGTACCTATAGTAGAAGCCATGGCCGCTCTGGTTATAGCTGATTTCTATTTGATGAACCAAACCGCAAAATTGTCTATTTAA